One stretch of Chlamydia abortus DNA includes these proteins:
- the recF gene encoding DNA replication/repair protein RecF (All proteins in this family for which functions are known are DNA-binding proteins that assist the filamentation of RecA onto DNA for the initiation of recombination or recombinational repair.) gives MNILSLRLKNFRNYKEAEVSLSPNINYIFGENAQGKTNLIEALYVLSLGRSFRTSHLTEAIFFGSSYFFLEMTFEKDGVPHTLSTYVDKHGKKIFCDQSPIKTLSQLIGMIPIVLFSAKDRCLIAGAPSDRRLFLNLLLSQCDPQYKHSLSYYHRALLQRNTLLKTKQTSTLSVWDEQLATLGSYLCLSRYTCCAQLNQLIQTLWNNSLSERLFIKFKSSLIKQCKISQEAVKNELHKQLTASLHRDLELGNTSVGPHREDFTLMINDLPVAQFSSEGQKHSLLAVLKLAESLYIKSLHNVYPLFCMDDIHAGLDNQRISQLLGLAPSLGQTLITSTTLPHQTLSEANRIFSVNQAQISIHSHAIIK, from the coding sequence ATGAATATTCTTTCCTTACGCCTTAAGAACTTTAGAAACTATAAAGAAGCTGAGGTTTCTTTATCCCCAAATATAAATTATATTTTTGGAGAAAATGCTCAGGGAAAGACGAATCTTATTGAAGCTCTCTATGTATTATCTCTAGGTAGATCATTCCGCACTTCTCATCTTACAGAGGCCATTTTTTTCGGCTCTTCGTATTTCTTTTTAGAAATGACCTTTGAGAAAGATGGCGTTCCCCATACGCTGTCTACCTATGTAGACAAACACGGGAAAAAAATCTTTTGCGATCAGTCTCCTATAAAAACCCTATCACAATTGATAGGCATGATCCCTATAGTCCTATTTTCCGCAAAAGATCGTTGCTTAATTGCTGGAGCTCCTTCAGATCGGAGATTATTTCTTAACTTACTTTTATCGCAGTGTGATCCACAATATAAACACTCCTTGTCCTATTACCACCGAGCTCTATTACAAAGAAATACCCTACTGAAAACTAAGCAAACCTCTACATTATCTGTTTGGGATGAGCAACTTGCCACTCTAGGATCTTATCTATGCCTGAGTCGCTACACTTGCTGCGCACAACTCAATCAACTCATTCAAACATTATGGAATAATTCTCTATCCGAACGTTTATTTATAAAATTTAAAAGCTCTTTAATTAAACAATGTAAGATTTCGCAAGAAGCTGTTAAAAATGAACTACATAAACAACTCACAGCTTCTCTACATCGTGATTTAGAATTAGGAAATACTTCAGTAGGTCCTCATCGTGAAGACTTTACTTTGATGATCAATGATCTTCCTGTAGCACAATTTTCTAGTGAAGGACAAAAACATAGTCTACTTGCTGTTCTTAAACTTGCAGAGTCTCTATATATAAAAAGCCTACACAACGTATATCCCTTATTCTGTATGGATGACATTCATGCAGGATTAGATAATCAGAGAATCTCGCAGTTATTAGGATTAGCCCCCTCTCTCGGGCAAACCCTAATAACCTCAACAACCCTCCCTCATCAAACATTATCCGAAGCTAATAGGATATTTTCAGTTAATCAAGCACAAATATCTATTCATTCGCATGCGATTATTAAATAG
- the dnaN gene encoding DNA polymerase III subunit beta yields the protein MKFVVSRNELGNLIKKIQSVVPQNTPIPVLTHMLIETCNDELVFTATDLTVSTRCVAQAKVYESGAISIPSKRFFQLVKELTEANLEISATTGEMAKITSGSSCFRLLSMGKEDFPMLPDIQNSVRFTLPAEQLKEMLQRTSFAVSREESRYVLTGVLLTIANGTATVVGTDGKRLAKTDIEVSLDKSFTGDYIIPIKAVEEIIKLCSEDSEASIFLDQAKIAVECGNTLLITKLLSGEFPDFSPVISTESSVLLDLHREELITLLKQVALFTNESSHSVKFTFTPGELTLTANCTKVGEGKVSMAVNYSGELLEIAFNPFFFLDILKHSKDELVRLGISDSYNPGIITDSTRSLFVIMPMRLHDD from the coding sequence ATGAAGTTCGTCGTATCCCGAAATGAGTTAGGAAATCTTATAAAAAAAATCCAAAGTGTTGTTCCTCAAAACACGCCTATCCCTGTGCTCACCCACATGCTTATTGAAACATGCAATGACGAGCTTGTTTTCACCGCTACAGACCTTACAGTCAGCACTCGTTGTGTTGCTCAAGCAAAAGTTTACGAATCTGGGGCTATCTCTATTCCTTCTAAAAGATTTTTTCAATTAGTGAAGGAGTTAACAGAGGCTAATCTCGAGATCTCGGCAACTACGGGAGAAATGGCAAAAATTACCTCGGGTTCTTCGTGTTTCCGTTTACTGAGTATGGGAAAAGAGGATTTTCCTATGCTTCCCGACATCCAAAATTCAGTAAGATTTACTCTTCCTGCAGAACAGCTAAAAGAAATGTTACAACGCACATCGTTTGCTGTTTCTCGAGAAGAAAGCCGTTATGTTCTTACAGGGGTTTTATTAACTATTGCTAACGGTACCGCTACTGTAGTTGGTACTGATGGGAAACGTTTAGCCAAAACTGACATTGAAGTCTCTTTAGATAAAAGCTTTACTGGAGATTATATTATCCCTATTAAAGCTGTTGAAGAAATCATTAAGCTCTGTTCTGAAGATTCTGAAGCCTCTATTTTCTTAGACCAGGCAAAAATTGCTGTAGAGTGCGGCAACACACTGCTAATCACAAAATTACTTTCTGGAGAGTTTCCCGACTTTTCTCCTGTGATTTCTACAGAAAGTAGTGTTTTACTAGATCTTCACAGAGAAGAACTTATCACTCTATTAAAACAAGTAGCTCTATTTACTAACGAATCTTCACACTCTGTGAAATTCACCTTTACTCCTGGAGAACTCACCCTAACAGCAAACTGTACAAAAGTGGGCGAGGGTAAAGTGAGCATGGCAGTCAACTATTCTGGAGAATTATTAGAAATCGCTTTCAATCCTTTCTTCTTCCTTGATATTTTGAAACATAGTAAGGATGAGTTAGTTCGACTGGGTATTTCTGACTCTTACAATCCTGGAATTATTACAGATTCTACACGTAGCCTATTCGTTATTATGCCCATGAGATTGCATGATGATTAA
- the smpB gene encoding SsrA-binding protein SmpB, which produces MASKEIVSNRKALHNYEVLESLEAGIVLTGTEIKSLRDHGGNLGDAYVAISKGEAWLLNASIAPYRFGNIYNHEERRKRKLLLHRYEIHKLEVKVAQKGVTIIPLGMFLSRGYVKVRLGCCRGKKSHDKRQTIIAREKEREIASAMKRYR; this is translated from the coding sequence ATGGCCAGTAAGGAAATTGTTTCTAACCGCAAAGCCTTACATAATTACGAGGTTTTGGAATCTTTAGAAGCTGGGATTGTTCTTACCGGAACGGAAATCAAGTCGTTGCGTGATCACGGTGGAAATCTTGGTGATGCCTATGTGGCTATCTCTAAAGGTGAGGCGTGGTTATTGAATGCCAGCATCGCTCCATACCGTTTTGGGAATATCTATAATCATGAGGAACGAAGAAAGCGTAAACTTCTTCTTCATAGATACGAGATTCACAAATTAGAAGTGAAGGTCGCTCAAAAAGGAGTAACAATTATTCCTCTTGGGATGTTTCTTTCTCGTGGTTATGTAAAAGTTCGTTTGGGTTGTTGCCGTGGTAAAAAATCTCATGATAAGCGACAAACAATCATTGCAAGAGAGAAAGAAAGAGAAATAGCATCCGCTATGAAGCGTTATCGTTAA
- a CDS encoding FAD:protein FMN transferase: MGKLSKILLIVLLSYVVQGCSPPLTSFEGERMTMSYRIIVGQHLTLQETAELKNDIDAVFKVIDAVYNNWNSESELSKINRSPANVAIPLSNELFAFLKEIDRFHRISGGRFDPTLGPLKNLWVLHLKQHSLPNEHTWKAYHQHVGWKHITLDLTNQTITKKHANVQLDLCGAVKGFAVDCLLETCLRFCNNNYVEWGGEIKTSGNHPTGRPWRIASSATPQILEIHNAAVATSGNSYQQWSVNGKIYTHILDPRTGKPLELHDYPIISATVIHPSCAYADAMATVLMTFATKKEALAWAEENNIQAFINDNAS; the protein is encoded by the coding sequence ATGGGAAAGTTATCAAAAATTCTCCTCATAGTTCTTTTATCTTACGTCGTTCAAGGATGTTCGCCACCTCTCACCTCTTTTGAAGGAGAGAGAATGACCATGTCTTACCGGATTATTGTAGGACAACACTTAACACTCCAGGAGACCGCTGAATTAAAAAATGACATCGATGCGGTCTTTAAGGTAATTGATGCTGTGTATAATAACTGGAATAGCGAGTCAGAACTCTCTAAAATCAACCGCTCTCCTGCCAACGTAGCGATTCCCCTGTCTAACGAATTGTTCGCCTTCTTAAAAGAAATCGATAGATTTCACCGCATATCCGGAGGAAGATTTGATCCCACCCTTGGCCCGCTAAAAAATCTCTGGGTACTGCATCTTAAGCAACACTCTCTTCCTAACGAACACACGTGGAAAGCCTATCACCAACATGTCGGTTGGAAACACATTACTTTAGACTTAACCAACCAAACCATCACCAAAAAACATGCTAATGTCCAACTGGATCTTTGCGGTGCTGTCAAAGGTTTTGCTGTGGATTGTCTACTCGAAACCTGTCTACGTTTTTGTAATAACAACTATGTAGAATGGGGAGGGGAAATCAAAACTTCTGGGAACCACCCTACTGGACGACCTTGGCGTATAGCCTCTTCAGCAACCCCACAAATCCTAGAAATCCATAATGCAGCTGTTGCCACAAGCGGAAACTCCTACCAGCAATGGTCTGTAAATGGTAAAATTTACACACATATTCTAGATCCTCGCACAGGAAAGCCCTTAGAACTACACGACTACCCCATCATATCGGCTACTGTGATTCATCCTAGTTGTGCGTATGCTGATGCCATGGCGACAGTACTAATGACATTTGCAACAAAAAAAGAAGCTTTAGCTTGGGCAGAAGAAAATAATATCCAAGCCTTTATTAACGATAACGCTTCATAG
- the folD gene encoding bifunctional methylenetetrahydrofolate dehydrogenase/methenyltetrahydrofolate cyclohydrolase FolD encodes MLLKGTPVAERVLEKIKQEISHSSTPPGLAVVLIGNDPASEVYVGMKVKKATDLGMVSKAHRLPSDATLTDILKLIERLNNDPTIHGILVQIPLPKHLDSHAIIQAISPEKDVDGLHPVNMGKLLLGQLGGFAPCTPAGIIELLHYYEIPLLGRHVAVVGRSNIVGKPLAAMLMQKHPSTNATVTLLHSQSQNLKEILKTADIIIAAVGVPLFIKESMVSSHAVIIDVGTSRVATNNAKGYILVGDVDFNNVVTKCKAISPVPGGVGPMTVAMLMKNTWESYQKFSS; translated from the coding sequence ATGTTATTAAAAGGTACACCCGTTGCCGAGCGGGTCTTAGAAAAAATCAAACAAGAAATCTCCCATAGTTCGACACCACCAGGCCTCGCTGTAGTACTGATCGGTAATGATCCAGCCTCCGAAGTTTACGTCGGAATGAAGGTGAAAAAAGCTACAGATTTAGGCATGGTATCTAAGGCACATAGATTGCCTTCTGACGCCACCTTAACCGATATTCTTAAACTTATTGAAAGGTTAAATAATGATCCTACGATTCATGGGATCTTAGTACAGATACCTTTACCTAAACATTTAGATAGTCATGCCATTATTCAAGCCATTTCTCCTGAGAAAGATGTCGATGGCCTGCATCCTGTCAATATGGGAAAACTCCTACTAGGACAGCTGGGAGGATTCGCTCCTTGTACCCCTGCAGGAATTATTGAGCTACTCCACTATTATGAAATTCCTCTTCTTGGACGTCATGTTGCCGTTGTGGGGAGAAGCAACATTGTGGGTAAGCCGCTTGCCGCTATGTTAATGCAGAAACATCCTTCGACTAATGCCACGGTAACTTTACTTCATAGCCAATCACAAAACCTTAAAGAAATTTTAAAAACAGCAGATATCATCATTGCTGCTGTCGGCGTTCCCTTATTTATTAAAGAAAGTATGGTCTCTTCTCATGCTGTGATTATCGATGTGGGCACATCACGAGTCGCCACAAATAATGCTAAAGGTTATATACTAGTCGGAGATGTCGATTTTAATAATGTTGTTACCAAATGCAAGGCAATCTCTCCTGTCCCCGGAGGCGTGGGACCAATGACTGTGGCTATGCTAATGAAAAACACATGGGAAAGTTATCAAAAATTCTCCTCATAG
- the mreD gene encoding rod shape-determining protein MreD, whose product MDRFISLQCLFLAILSFLLCPQYTPHLCPVFFGPYLVANFYRLPKEKVLIHALIIGLFCDIASSYLFGIHAFLYVITSALLHKMHTIFLKDRWLSIPMIHSMFASVFSCFSYPTLAFFNYKILWNFSSLLLDVKYAFTIDFLYSGIIYLLPCTITQGILKMRGFLRSRSCY is encoded by the coding sequence ATGGACCGGTTCATATCTCTTCAGTGTTTATTCCTCGCTATATTGAGTTTTCTTCTATGTCCTCAATATACCCCGCACCTATGCCCCGTTTTCTTTGGTCCCTATCTTGTAGCGAATTTCTATAGACTACCGAAAGAAAAGGTCTTAATCCACGCACTGATTATCGGTCTGTTTTGCGACATAGCTTCCTCTTATCTATTTGGAATTCATGCATTTTTATATGTTATTACCTCCGCTCTTCTTCATAAAATGCATACGATCTTCCTGAAAGATCGGTGGTTATCGATACCGATGATCCATTCGATGTTCGCTTCGGTATTCTCTTGCTTTTCCTATCCGACACTCGCCTTCTTTAACTATAAAATTCTGTGGAACTTCTCCTCTCTTCTATTAGACGTGAAATACGCCTTCACTATCGATTTCCTCTATAGCGGAATAATTTACCTACTACCGTGTACAATAACTCAAGGAATCCTTAAGATGAGAGGCTTCTTAAGGAGTCGCTCATGTTATTAA
- the ltuB gene encoding late transcription unit protein LtuB has product MSGTKKKRNRRDLSRVIQKKTEKLLNRPKKLKEKKSKFLISKDQEQLRHRAEEYDTLVHSLLDKQFHDSNHVLIFNYQDGFVFTDINNFGRYSIKL; this is encoded by the coding sequence ATGAGTGGGACAAAGAAGAAAAGAAACCGACGAGATTTGTCTCGCGTGATTCAGAAAAAGACAGAGAAGCTTCTGAATAGACCTAAAAAATTAAAAGAAAAGAAATCCAAGTTCCTTATTTCCAAAGATCAAGAGCAGTTGCGTCATCGTGCAGAGGAGTATGATACTTTAGTGCATTCCTTATTAGATAAGCAATTTCATGATTCTAATCATGTTTTAATTTTTAACTATCAGGATGGTTTCGTATTTACTGATATTAATAATTTTGGAAGGTATTCTATAAAACTATAA
- a CDS encoding phospholipase D-like domain-containing protein has protein sequence MQKKTKSKLKIALTLGTILLFGFLTKSQPPDTFQTFLALREPVIYSKQCGDNSIKVLCDAIDSAKESLFLRIYRLTAPEIVKSLANQAKSQRHVVIHYEKMTKVEEFPQNANVSLVNHPCKERKLMHKKSLAIDDKYAWLGSANYTRVSFLDDSNLIIGLKSKELCQYIKNESSGECVMQGQKVQYFSLPGDGGKALSAVLHTLRTAKKTIRLAMFALTYPPIFEELNAAQKRGVDVKILIDKDFEKLSIARLQALIDPKLKLYTKTTRHRLHHKFAIIDQSTLITGSVNWSISGFCSNTEDMLILDNLTKKQINKLNRIWKDLETQSTLSYPPMRKEKEVIIQLPKEQRAA, from the coding sequence ATGCAAAAGAAAACAAAATCAAAATTAAAAATCGCTTTAACTTTAGGAACAATTTTATTATTCGGATTCCTGACAAAATCTCAACCTCCGGATACTTTCCAAACGTTCCTGGCCTTACGTGAACCTGTCATCTATTCAAAACAGTGTGGGGATAACTCTATTAAAGTGCTATGCGATGCGATTGATTCCGCAAAGGAAAGTTTGTTTCTTCGTATTTACCGTCTGACTGCTCCCGAAATTGTGAAAAGTCTTGCTAATCAAGCTAAATCTCAACGCCATGTGGTCATTCACTATGAAAAAATGACCAAGGTTGAAGAATTCCCTCAAAACGCTAATGTCTCCTTAGTTAATCACCCGTGCAAAGAACGCAAACTGATGCATAAAAAATCTCTAGCCATAGATGATAAATACGCCTGGTTAGGTTCAGCAAACTATACCCGGGTATCCTTTCTTGACGATAGTAACCTGATTATTGGATTAAAGAGCAAAGAGCTTTGTCAGTATATTAAAAATGAGTCTTCAGGAGAGTGTGTTATGCAAGGACAGAAAGTACAATACTTTTCCCTACCTGGAGATGGAGGGAAAGCTTTATCAGCGGTATTACACACGCTAAGAACTGCTAAAAAAACCATACGTTTAGCCATGTTTGCCTTAACCTATCCTCCTATTTTTGAGGAGCTGAATGCCGCACAAAAACGTGGTGTTGACGTGAAGATTTTAATTGATAAAGATTTCGAGAAACTCTCCATAGCGCGACTACAAGCATTAATAGACCCTAAATTAAAATTATACACAAAAACAACACGGCATCGCCTACACCATAAGTTTGCTATTATAGACCAAAGTACTCTAATCACAGGATCGGTAAACTGGTCAATATCTGGGTTTTGCAGCAATACAGAAGATATGCTGATTCTTGATAATCTTACAAAGAAACAAATAAATAAACTGAATAGAATCTGGAAAGACTTAGAAACACAAAGTACCTTATCCTATCCGCCAATGAGAAAAGAAAAGGAAGTGATAATTCAACTACCTAAAGAACAGCGTGCAGCTTAA
- a CDS encoding menaquinone biosynthesis decarboxylase — MSSLRRFVSLLRSQHDLIDIFAPVDPYLELPEIHRRVIQNQGSALLFHNVQGSSFPVLTNLFGTQKRVDLIFSSVPKDIISQVVHLLSSPPKLSQLWEQRRLLLRGLSLGLRKPRFSKLPHHKMSSVDLHRLPMLTSWPEDGGAFLTLPLVYTESPSSKIPNLGMYRMQRFDKNTLGLHFQIQKGGGMHFYEAELKNENLPVTVFLSGNPFLILSAIAPLPENVSELLFCTFLQGSKLLYKKDPDTSHPLLYDSEFILTGEGICGKRQPEGPFGDHFGYYSLQHDFPIFKCKNIYYRKNAIYPATIVGKPYQEDFYLGNKLQEYLSPLFPIVMPGVRQLKSYGEAGFHAITAAIVKERYWKESLTTALRILGEGQLSLTKFLMVTDHHVDLEDFPKFLEVLLARMVPSRDLIIFSETANDTLDYTGPELNKGSKAIFMGIGAEIRDLPHRYRGTSIPHITDIGTLCSGCLVLETSSKPFSIDELLHNQNLQSWPLVVLTENLQEILASPKNFLWKTFTRAAPATDLHVRCHTITHHRPNYTFPILLNAMMKSHYPKEVEADEKTIKKVSYRWREYFPSIPI; from the coding sequence ATGTCTTCGCTAAGACGCTTTGTTTCCCTTTTACGTTCGCAGCATGACCTTATAGATATCTTTGCTCCAGTAGATCCTTATTTGGAGCTCCCTGAAATTCATCGTAGGGTTATTCAAAACCAAGGCTCGGCTCTTTTATTTCATAATGTCCAAGGGTCCTCTTTTCCTGTTCTTACCAATCTATTTGGGACCCAGAAACGTGTAGACCTGATCTTTTCTAGCGTTCCTAAAGATATCATATCTCAAGTTGTACATTTGCTGTCTTCTCCGCCTAAGTTATCGCAATTATGGGAACAACGTCGGCTGTTATTGCGCGGTTTATCTTTAGGCTTGCGTAAGCCCCGTTTCTCTAAGCTACCTCATCATAAGATGTCTTCTGTGGATTTACATCGATTGCCTATGCTGACAAGCTGGCCTGAAGACGGCGGGGCCTTTCTCACTCTTCCTCTAGTCTATACCGAGTCTCCTAGTTCTAAAATACCGAATTTAGGAATGTATCGAATGCAAAGATTCGATAAAAATACTTTAGGTTTACATTTCCAAATTCAAAAAGGTGGAGGGATGCATTTTTATGAAGCAGAGCTAAAAAACGAAAATCTTCCAGTGACCGTATTTCTGTCAGGCAACCCCTTTTTAATACTTTCTGCCATAGCGCCCTTGCCAGAGAATGTCTCCGAATTACTCTTTTGTACATTTTTACAAGGATCAAAATTACTCTATAAAAAGGATCCTGACACTAGCCACCCCCTACTTTACGACTCTGAGTTCATTTTAACTGGTGAAGGGATCTGTGGTAAACGCCAGCCTGAAGGGCCCTTCGGAGATCATTTCGGCTATTATAGCCTTCAACACGACTTTCCAATTTTTAAATGTAAAAACATCTACTACAGAAAAAATGCAATTTATCCCGCGACCATTGTGGGTAAACCCTATCAAGAAGATTTCTATCTAGGAAATAAGCTTCAGGAATACCTATCCCCACTATTTCCAATAGTCATGCCGGGAGTACGCCAATTAAAAAGCTATGGTGAAGCCGGATTTCATGCAATAACAGCTGCTATCGTTAAGGAGCGGTATTGGAAAGAATCCCTAACCACAGCTTTAAGGATCCTTGGAGAAGGACAGTTGTCCTTAACAAAGTTCCTTATGGTTACAGATCACCATGTAGATCTTGAGGACTTCCCGAAATTCCTTGAAGTCCTGTTAGCTCGTATGGTCCCCTCACGGGATTTGATTATCTTTTCAGAAACAGCGAACGATACTCTAGACTATACAGGACCTGAACTGAACAAAGGTTCTAAAGCCATTTTCATGGGCATAGGCGCAGAAATTCGTGATCTCCCGCATAGATATCGGGGCACCTCGATTCCCCATATTACAGATATAGGAACTCTCTGTTCTGGATGTCTCGTTCTAGAAACTTCCTCAAAACCATTCTCCATAGATGAACTCCTGCACAACCAAAACTTGCAATCCTGGCCCCTTGTTGTGCTTACAGAGAATCTACAAGAAATACTCGCCAGCCCTAAAAACTTTTTATGGAAGACCTTTACACGCGCAGCTCCTGCTACAGACCTTCACGTACGTTGCCATACGATCACTCATCACAGACCAAACTACACATTTCCTATCCTTCTGAACGCAATGATGAAGTCCCACTATCCTAAAGAAGTTGAAGCTGATGAGAAAACTATAAAAAAAGTTTCCTACCGTTGGAGAGAATATTTCCCCTCCATCCCTATCTGA
- the rpmB gene encoding 50S ribosomal protein L28 has product MSRKCPLTGKRPRRGNSYTIRGIAKKKKGIGLKVTGKTPRCFFPNMVTKRLWSTEENKFLKLKISASALRLINKLGLEKVIARAKNKSL; this is encoded by the coding sequence ATGTCAAGAAAGTGTCCACTTACTGGGAAAAGACCTCGCCGTGGCAATAGCTACACCATCCGAGGTATTGCAAAAAAGAAAAAAGGAATCGGTCTAAAAGTTACAGGGAAAACTCCACGTTGTTTCTTCCCTAATATGGTTACCAAGAGACTTTGGTCTACCGAAGAAAACAAATTTCTTAAACTTAAGATCTCCGCTTCTGCCTTGCGCCTTATCAACAAGCTTGGCTTAGAAAAAGTCATAGCAAGAGCTAAAAACAAAAGTCTGTAA
- a CDS encoding 4-alpha-glucanotransferase, whose amino-acid sequence MTPFSKALRYIQDSPAKHSWKSLGAMPKHGICVPLFSLHTKNSCGIGEFLDLLPLISWCQQHKLQIIQILPINDSGEDSSPYNSISSVALNPLYLSLASLPHAQSIPHAQSKLKTMQALSKLPYVHYPQVKVAKWEFLHDYYQYVVNMGALKDEEFLIFCEKEKYWLRPYTVFRSIKCYLKGAPINNWPKAYTDRTNFSKFEKQFQKECEFFSYLQFLCFQQMSQVKSYADDHQILLKGDLPILISKDSCDVWYYRQFFSSSGSAGAPPDIYNIEGQNWHLPVYNMHNLAQDHYTWWKARLRYAENFYSLYRLDHIVGFFRLWVWDSSGNGKFQPEDSHEYISQGTDILKHILRASRMLPIGEDLGSVPEDIKQTLLTLGICGTRIPRWERNWEGDGSFIPLDQYSPLSVTSLSTHDSDTLALWWRHSPKEARKFAKFLGMSFTPVLSEEDQKHILKVSHKTSSIFHINLINDYLALCPDLVSENLKYERINIPGTVSKNNWVYRVQPSMEEIATHDAFNAHLSDIFADL is encoded by the coding sequence ATGACGCCATTTTCTAAAGCTTTACGCTATATTCAAGACTCGCCAGCAAAGCATAGCTGGAAATCTTTAGGCGCTATGCCCAAGCATGGAATTTGTGTTCCGTTATTTTCTCTACATACAAAAAATAGCTGTGGTATCGGCGAGTTCTTAGACCTCCTTCCTCTGATTTCCTGGTGCCAACAACATAAGTTACAGATCATACAGATCCTTCCTATTAACGATAGCGGTGAAGATAGTAGCCCTTACAACAGCATATCTTCAGTCGCTCTGAACCCTCTTTATCTTTCCTTAGCAAGCCTTCCCCACGCTCAATCTATTCCCCATGCTCAGTCTAAGTTAAAGACAATGCAAGCACTATCGAAACTGCCTTATGTGCACTACCCACAAGTCAAAGTCGCAAAATGGGAATTTCTTCATGACTACTATCAGTACGTAGTAAACATGGGCGCTCTAAAAGATGAAGAATTTCTGATCTTTTGTGAGAAAGAAAAGTATTGGCTACGTCCCTATACGGTATTCCGTTCTATAAAATGCTATCTCAAAGGAGCGCCAATCAATAACTGGCCAAAAGCCTATACAGATAGGACGAACTTCTCAAAATTTGAGAAACAATTCCAAAAAGAATGTGAGTTTTTCTCCTATCTCCAATTCCTATGCTTTCAGCAAATGTCACAAGTAAAATCCTATGCTGATGATCATCAGATTCTACTTAAAGGAGATCTTCCTATTCTCATTAGTAAAGATAGTTGTGATGTTTGGTACTATAGACAATTCTTTTCCTCATCAGGATCGGCAGGCGCCCCTCCCGATATTTACAATATTGAAGGACAAAATTGGCACCTCCCCGTGTATAATATGCACAATTTAGCCCAAGATCATTACACCTGGTGGAAAGCACGCCTCCGTTATGCCGAGAATTTCTACTCTCTGTATAGGCTAGATCATATCGTAGGATTCTTTCGTCTATGGGTGTGGGACTCTTCAGGTAATGGAAAGTTTCAACCAGAAGATTCTCATGAATATATTAGCCAAGGCACAGACATACTTAAACACATACTACGCGCATCCCGCATGCTCCCTATAGGAGAAGATTTAGGAAGTGTTCCTGAGGATATAAAACAAACCTTGTTAACACTCGGCATCTGTGGCACACGCATTCCTCGATGGGAACGCAATTGGGAAGGTGATGGGAGTTTCATTCCCCTAGATCAATACTCCCCACTATCGGTAACCTCATTATCCACACATGATTCGGATACACTTGCTCTTTGGTGGCGACATTCCCCAAAAGAAGCTCGAAAATTTGCAAAATTTTTAGGAATGTCTTTTACTCCTGTCCTCTCCGAAGAAGATCAAAAACATATCCTCAAAGTCTCTCACAAAACATCCTCCATTTTTCATATCAACTTAATCAACGATTACCTCGCACTTTGCCCGGATTTAGTATCTGAAAACCTAAAATATGAGCGCATAAATATACCGGGAACAGTATCAAAAAATAATTGGGTATATAGAGTCCAACCTTCCATGGAAGAAATAGCCACCCATGATGCATTCAATGCGCATCTCTCTGACATATTTGCTGATCTGTAA